A genomic stretch from Natronomonas gomsonensis includes:
- the tpiA gene encoding triose-phosphate isomerase has translation MFVLVNLKAYPCDPIEVAEAAAEVADDTGVRIAVAPQAAHLDRVAETGVETWAQHVSPVEYGSHTGSTLAEAAADAGAVGTLLNHSENRLKLADIDASLRAAERADLETVVCANNPRQIAAAAALDPDAVAVEPPELIGTGTPVSKADPDIVTDSVDAAASVSDVPVLCGAGISTGEDLDAAAGLGAEGVLLASGVAKADDPKAALEALVDPVV, from the coding sequence ATGTTCGTCCTCGTCAACCTGAAGGCGTACCCCTGTGACCCCATCGAAGTCGCGGAGGCGGCCGCCGAAGTCGCCGACGACACAGGCGTCCGAATCGCCGTCGCACCGCAGGCCGCACACCTCGACCGCGTCGCCGAGACGGGTGTCGAAACGTGGGCCCAACACGTCTCGCCCGTCGAGTACGGCTCTCACACGGGGTCGACGCTCGCGGAGGCCGCCGCCGACGCCGGCGCTGTCGGAACCCTTCTGAACCACTCGGAGAACCGCCTGAAACTGGCCGACATCGATGCCTCGCTCCGGGCCGCCGAGCGCGCCGACCTCGAAACCGTTGTCTGTGCGAACAACCCCCGACAGATAGCGGCCGCGGCCGCACTCGACCCCGACGCCGTCGCCGTCGAACCGCCGGAACTCATCGGCACCGGAACGCCGGTGTCGAAAGCCGACCCCGACATCGTCACTGATTCGGTCGATGCTGCCGCCTCGGTCTCTGACGTGCCCGTCCTCTGTGGTGCTGGCATCTCCACCGGCGAAGACCTCGACGCAGCCGCTGGCCTCGGAGCAGAGGGCGTCCTTCTCGCTTCGGGCGTCGCCAAAGCAGACGACCCGAAGGCGGCGCTCGAAGCCCTCGTCGACCCGGTGGTGTAA
- a CDS encoding molybdopterin-dependent oxidoreductase, producing the protein MNAASLRTVHRRLPDAGRALVSVLAGVAGVAGSYAVAGFTPSFVVGPIAGTMARRLPSEIITFGIVQFGEVGSQLNVVAAIGIAVGVFALVALGCSALGRRLDAPPVGVLLSIAFGVGIAFGLTAAPLPSIAAGVSVGVVLAASDLFTGVDSDVSPARRRVLGGVASALALSVGGFVFGRQGGLRGTEETSELDVSQSITAEIDSLLDDAEGNSLAVSGLEPLVSEEFYEVDINATDPTIDAEGWSVSVTGAVEEEVSYTYDEIRAMAAENRFVSLRCVGESLNGKKLDNALWTGVPIMDLVDPAVPAEECCVMLRAADGFYEEFPLPALSDGFLAYGMNGDVLPRGHGYPARALIPGHWGEINVKWLTEIEVLEQEQDGYWEERGWHGTGPVNTVAKLHVVNVGEDTIEVAGHAYAGTRDIERVEVSTDGGGSWSEATLSEPLPGDDVWRQWTYSYDPPDGEHEVVVRATDGEGTLQPKAESEAFPSGPSGWVSRIVRP; encoded by the coding sequence ATGAACGCCGCGTCTCTCCGAACGGTCCACCGACGGCTCCCTGACGCCGGGCGGGCTTTGGTCTCGGTACTCGCCGGTGTCGCGGGCGTCGCCGGCTCCTACGCCGTCGCCGGGTTCACGCCCTCCTTCGTCGTCGGTCCTATCGCCGGCACGATGGCACGACGGCTCCCGAGCGAAATCATCACGTTCGGCATCGTCCAGTTCGGTGAGGTCGGCAGCCAACTCAACGTCGTGGCAGCCATCGGCATCGCCGTCGGCGTGTTCGCCCTCGTTGCGCTGGGCTGTTCGGCTCTCGGCCGGCGTCTCGATGCACCGCCGGTCGGCGTCCTTCTCTCGATAGCCTTCGGCGTCGGCATCGCGTTCGGCCTCACGGCCGCGCCGTTGCCGTCGATAGCCGCCGGCGTGTCGGTGGGGGTCGTCCTCGCCGCCAGCGACCTGTTTACCGGAGTTGATTCGGATGTCTCGCCGGCCCGTCGGCGGGTCCTCGGCGGTGTCGCCAGCGCGTTGGCACTGTCGGTCGGCGGCTTCGTTTTCGGTCGGCAAGGGGGACTTCGGGGGACGGAGGAAACGTCCGAACTAGACGTTTCCCAATCGATTACGGCCGAAATCGACTCCCTGCTCGATGACGCCGAGGGGAACTCGCTTGCGGTGTCGGGGCTGGAACCGCTCGTGAGCGAGGAGTTCTACGAGGTCGACATCAATGCGACGGACCCCACAATCGATGCCGAGGGGTGGTCGGTTTCGGTCACCGGTGCCGTCGAAGAGGAGGTGTCCTACACCTACGACGAGATACGAGCGATGGCCGCGGAGAACCGCTTCGTCTCGCTTCGCTGCGTCGGGGAGAGCCTCAACGGGAAGAAACTCGACAACGCGCTGTGGACCGGCGTCCCCATCATGGACCTCGTCGACCCCGCCGTTCCCGCCGAGGAGTGTTGCGTGATGCTGCGGGCGGCCGATGGGTTCTACGAGGAGTTCCCACTGCCGGCGCTGTCGGACGGCTTCCTCGCCTACGGGATGAACGGCGACGTCTTGCCGCGCGGCCACGGCTACCCGGCACGGGCGCTCATCCCCGGCCACTGGGGCGAAATCAACGTCAAGTGGCTCACCGAAATCGAGGTGCTGGAGCAAGAACAGGACGGCTACTGGGAAGAGCGTGGCTGGCACGGTACCGGCCCGGTCAACACCGTCGCGAAACTGCACGTCGTCAACGTCGGCGAAGATACAATCGAGGTCGCGGGCCACGCCTACGCTGGCACGCGAGATATCGAACGCGTGGAGGTGTCGACCGACGGCGGCGGTTCGTGGTCGGAGGCAACCCTCTCGGAGCCGCTTCCCGGCGATGACGTGTGGCGACAGTGGACGTACAGCTACGACCCACCCGACGGCGAACACGAGGTGGTCGTCCGGGCGACCGACGGCGAAGGTACTCTCCAACCCAAAGCGGAGTCCGAGGCCTTCCCGAGCGGCCCCTCTGGATGGGTCTCACGGATAGTACGCCCGTGA
- a CDS encoding HTH domain-containing protein, whose amino-acid sequence MDGEENPTREVVRQFEQFEAWGDRHGVSIRPAFERRTRCSIADDEHSVLVTPLLCLVVYRNQELSAVFPHSVDGETYTVKAAIETLLSGELPVPSRSGRRPDRLLSK is encoded by the coding sequence GTGGATGGTGAAGAGAACCCCACTCGCGAAGTCGTCCGCCAGTTCGAGCAGTTCGAAGCGTGGGGAGACCGACACGGGGTCAGCATCCGCCCGGCGTTCGAGAGACGGACACGCTGTTCTATCGCCGACGACGAACACAGCGTTCTCGTGACGCCGCTTCTGTGTCTCGTTGTCTACCGAAATCAAGAGTTGTCGGCGGTCTTCCCACACTCCGTCGACGGGGAGACCTACACGGTCAAAGCGGCCATCGAGACGCTTCTGTCAGGGGAACTCCCGGTCCCCTCGCGGTCGGGGCGACGACCGGACCGACTACTGTCGAAGTGA
- a CDS encoding spondin domain-containing protein, which yields MTDDTTRRKLLLAAGTTGAVLVAGCAGAGGMDDGNDGGMNNESMDDGGTSDDGMDGDATTTFTVRIENVSTGQTLETSEGTAAVPLSPTAYAVHESEGALFESGASASAGLEQLAEDGSPAGLVNELEMSEATVGAATTPVDGEGPAPIGPGEAYEFTVEAADGQRLSLATMFVQSNDLFYAPEPTGMPLYEMGEPIEGDVTDRLLLWDTGTEENEEPGVGGNQAPRQMEAGAGPEENTTVRRISEVDDGYDYPETADVVRVTVSTGGMEN from the coding sequence ATGACGGACGACACGACTCGACGGAAGCTACTGCTCGCAGCGGGAACGACTGGTGCCGTCCTCGTCGCCGGCTGTGCCGGCGCTGGCGGGATGGACGACGGCAACGACGGCGGGATGAACAACGAGAGCATGGACGACGGTGGGACCAGCGACGATGGGATGGACGGCGACGCGACGACCACCTTCACCGTCCGAATCGAGAACGTATCGACCGGCCAGACGCTCGAAACCTCCGAGGGGACGGCTGCCGTCCCGCTGTCACCGACAGCCTACGCGGTTCACGAGTCCGAGGGGGCGCTCTTCGAGTCGGGCGCGTCCGCGAGTGCCGGCCTCGAGCAACTCGCGGAGGACGGTTCCCCCGCGGGGTTGGTGAACGAACTGGAGATGAGCGAGGCGACGGTCGGCGCCGCGACGACGCCCGTCGATGGCGAGGGCCCCGCGCCTATCGGTCCCGGCGAGGCCTACGAGTTCACCGTCGAGGCGGCCGACGGGCAACGCCTCTCGCTGGCGACGATGTTCGTCCAATCAAACGACCTGTTCTACGCGCCCGAACCGACTGGCATGCCGCTGTACGAGATGGGAGAACCAATCGAAGGCGACGTGACCGACCGCCTGCTGTTGTGGGATACCGGCACCGAGGAAAACGAGGAACCCGGCGTCGGCGGAAATCAGGCACCGAGACAGATGGAAGCGGGTGCCGGCCCCGAAGAGAACACGACTGTCCGTCGTATCAGTGAGGTCGACGACGGCTACGACTACCCCGAGACGGCCGACGTCGTCCGCGTGACGGTGAGCACCGGTGGCATGGAGAACTAA
- a CDS encoding alpha/beta fold hydrolase, which yields MKSVALPDGRTLAYEEYGDADAPPVVFCHGTPGSRRSAAVFDDCPVHVIAPDRPGIGGSDPDPGRDFGSWREDVAALTEKLDIEEFGVVGFSGGGPFALAAGDAPGATAVGLFAPSGPPEVSPTDPLTVAGRYAPILLRGLFAVQRPIVRRNPDAALSLYTDADPSELSVPEGVDPVEVFAEDTLTATEQGGKWPAQELALLSESWSVPNPEVPVTVWYGENDENVPPSVAKAVADETGAETVALSTDHLETLCEARADCVSFVSPSA from the coding sequence ATGAAGTCTGTTGCCCTCCCCGACGGCCGCACGCTCGCCTACGAGGAGTACGGTGATGCGGACGCGCCGCCAGTCGTCTTCTGTCACGGCACGCCCGGGTCACGGCGCTCGGCCGCTGTCTTCGATGACTGCCCAGTACACGTTATCGCCCCTGACCGCCCCGGTATCGGTGGTTCTGACCCCGACCCCGGACGCGACTTCGGTTCCTGGCGCGAGGACGTTGCCGCCCTCACGGAGAAACTCGACATCGAGGAGTTCGGCGTCGTCGGCTTCTCCGGCGGTGGCCCCTTTGCACTCGCCGCTGGGGACGCACCGGGAGCGACGGCAGTGGGACTCTTCGCCCCCAGCGGTCCACCCGAGGTGAGCCCAACCGACCCGCTCACAGTGGCCGGTCGGTACGCGCCGATACTGCTCCGGGGGCTCTTTGCGGTCCAGCGCCCAATCGTTCGCCGGAACCCGGATGCCGCACTATCGCTGTACACCGATGCTGACCCCTCCGAGTTATCGGTTCCAGAGGGCGTCGACCCGGTCGAAGTGTTCGCCGAGGACACCCTGACCGCAACCGAGCAGGGCGGCAAGTGGCCTGCACAGGAGTTAGCACTGCTTAGTGAATCGTGGTCGGTTCCGAACCCGGAGGTTCCCGTAACCGTCTGGTACGGCGAGAATGACGAGAACGTGCCGCCGTCGGTCGCGAAGGCTGTCGCCGACGAAACTGGCGCAGAAACCGTCGCGTTATCGACGGACCACCTCGAAACGCTGTGCGAAGCGCGAGCCGACTGCGTCTCGTTCGTCAGTCCTTCCGCTTGA
- a CDS encoding DUF47 family protein: MSETDVEMTAVVRERTDSLLTEVGQCVELLPKLLDEYGRAREPFDCTVSTLRERESVCNDTARELRLAVGQSVTPESTGLYLMAGDLVSLYTLIEAVANRAETVGTELAAIRPALPENCRGALVGLAERAIVAIEALSAAAKAYVDVLVADGDPSAVVDPVGRVRSIESDCDEYRQAALRIAFEDGPSLDALALRTVVYNLDGVVNGIETAADRLDVMRVTRI, encoded by the coding sequence ATGTCAGAGACCGATGTCGAGATGACTGCGGTCGTCAGGGAGCGCACCGACTCGTTGCTGACGGAAGTGGGCCAGTGTGTCGAGTTACTCCCGAAGTTGCTGGATGAGTACGGTCGCGCGCGCGAACCGTTCGACTGCACCGTCTCGACGCTCCGAGAGCGTGAGTCGGTGTGTAACGATACCGCCCGCGAACTCCGGTTGGCCGTCGGGCAGTCGGTGACGCCGGAGTCGACCGGACTGTACCTGATGGCGGGTGACCTCGTGTCTTTGTACACGCTCATCGAAGCCGTCGCCAACAGGGCCGAAACCGTCGGAACCGAACTCGCAGCGATACGGCCGGCGCTCCCCGAGAACTGTCGCGGGGCCTTGGTCGGCCTTGCCGAACGCGCCATCGTGGCAATCGAGGCCCTGTCGGCGGCGGCGAAAGCTTACGTCGATGTCCTCGTCGCTGACGGCGACCCAAGTGCCGTCGTCGACCCCGTCGGGCGCGTCCGCTCCATCGAAAGCGACTGCGACGAGTACCGACAAGCAGCTCTTCGGATCGCCTTCGAGGACGGGCCGAGTCTCGACGCGCTCGCGCTTCGGACCGTCGTCTACAACCTCGACGGCGTCGTCAACGGCATCGAGACGGCCGCCGACCGACTCGACGTGATGCGTGTGACGCGAATATGA
- a CDS encoding multiprotein bridging factor aMBF1, whose protein sequence is MVQCEMCGAETASPKTVKVEGAELDVCDDCADFGTEVQTQDTSSSSTKYSTSSSSSSSSSSSSSSTSSSSGGGGGGRRRDMFDEMDEVVTDYDDRIRDARESEGLTQEELANQLNEKASLIRKLERGDVLPSDKVQRKLEKALDITLSEGGSTDDSEWSGGSSTGGTTLGDVVKRKD, encoded by the coding sequence ATGGTACAATGTGAGATGTGCGGCGCCGAGACGGCGTCGCCGAAGACCGTCAAGGTCGAGGGGGCCGAACTCGACGTGTGCGACGACTGCGCGGACTTCGGCACGGAAGTCCAGACACAGGACACGTCCTCGTCGTCGACGAAGTACTCCACGTCGTCTTCATCCTCCTCGTCGTCTTCGTCGTCGTCCAGTTCCACGTCGTCCTCGTCGGGCGGCGGTGGTGGCGGCCGTCGCCGCGACATGTTCGACGAGATGGACGAGGTCGTCACCGACTACGACGACCGAATCCGAGACGCCCGTGAATCCGAGGGCCTCACCCAGGAGGAACTGGCGAATCAGCTCAACGAGAAGGCCAGCCTCATCCGGAAACTGGAGCGCGGTGACGTACTGCCGAGCGACAAGGTTCAACGCAAACTCGAGAAGGCCCTCGACATCACGCTGTCCGAGGGCGGGTCGACCGACGACAGCGAGTGGTCCGGTGGGTCCTCGACGGGTGGGACGACCCTCGGCGACGTCGTCAAGCGGAAGGACTGA
- a CDS encoding CDP-alcohol phosphatidyltransferase family protein: MTLDKFRPLADRMLDPFVTAADRVGLSPDGVSVIAFGFAVFAGTAYALAGAAAGIWRPDPLLYLLGAAFVFVNGWLDLLDGALARRQGTDSKAGDLLDHVLDRYADIVIIAGLAAGTEEYLLGFLAVTGVLMTSYLGTQAQAVGLDRVYGGLVGRADRLAIIGAVTAVAAFYTAEPYGLTLVGWLLVFFAVVGHVTALQRFYYSMVALE, encoded by the coding sequence ATGACACTCGATAAGTTCCGGCCGCTGGCCGACCGTATGCTCGACCCATTCGTGACTGCCGCCGACCGCGTCGGCCTGTCGCCGGACGGCGTCAGCGTTATCGCATTCGGGTTCGCCGTCTTCGCCGGCACCGCCTACGCATTGGCGGGAGCGGCGGCGGGTATCTGGCGCCCCGACCCGCTTCTGTATCTCCTCGGTGCGGCCTTCGTGTTCGTCAACGGCTGGTTAGACCTCTTAGACGGTGCTCTCGCCCGCCGGCAAGGGACCGACTCGAAAGCCGGCGACCTCCTGGACCACGTGCTTGACCGGTACGCCGACATCGTCATCATCGCCGGACTGGCCGCCGGAACTGAAGAGTACTTACTCGGCTTCCTCGCGGTCACCGGCGTGTTGATGACCTCGTATCTCGGGACGCAGGCCCAAGCCGTCGGCTTGGACCGAGTGTACGGTGGTCTGGTCGGCCGTGCGGACCGACTGGCCATCATCGGCGCCGTCACCGCCGTCGCCGCCTTCTACACTGCCGAACCGTATGGGTTGACGCTGGTCGGGTGGCTGCTGGTCTTCTTCGCCGTCGTCGGCCACGTCACCGCACTCCAGCGGTTCTACTACTCGATGGTCGCCCTGGAGTAG
- a CDS encoding adenylate kinase family protein, which yields MRVAVTGTPGTGKTTATDLLDADLDVVHLNDLIREEGLATGEDPERGSLVADIDALRERLADREDVLVESHLAHHLDADRVVVLRCHPEVLHERLSERGESAEKARENADAEALDVILSEAVDAHGLDSVYEIDTTDRTPEEVAADIEAVVAGERAPSAGDVEFIDYL from the coding sequence ATGAGGGTCGCTGTCACCGGGACCCCTGGAACGGGCAAGACGACCGCGACCGACCTCCTCGACGCTGACCTCGATGTGGTTCACCTCAACGACCTGATTCGCGAGGAGGGGCTGGCGACCGGCGAGGACCCCGAACGCGGCAGTCTCGTCGCCGACATCGACGCGCTTCGCGAGCGACTCGCCGACCGCGAGGACGTACTCGTCGAATCCCACCTCGCACACCACCTCGACGCCGACCGGGTCGTCGTGTTGCGCTGTCATCCCGAGGTGTTACACGAACGGCTCTCCGAGCGGGGCGAATCCGCAGAGAAAGCTCGCGAGAACGCCGACGCCGAGGCACTCGACGTAATCCTCTCCGAAGCAGTCGATGCTCACGGCCTCGATTCGGTGTACGAAATCGACACGACGGACCGAACGCCCGAAGAAGTCGCCGCCGACATCGAAGCCGTCGTCGCCGGCGAGCGAGCGCCGTCGGCAGGAGATGTGGAGTTCATCGATTACCTATGA
- a CDS encoding HTH domain-containing protein yields the protein MHEGETTLVCHVRAPLVADPVESRVETLRSLEDGPLVDTVVVRSWPDTVRLDDEGDHETRARYERFRSWADRRGVSIQPPFETRTRSSIVEEEGIDVLVTPTLCLAVYREERLVGVFPHSSDGETYTVEEAVDALQDGELPRPLGSIESSPTAEPRRCPDCDGSLVNGQGVFICPDCAWVGAAASDGWERLSTAGTQAAETASD from the coding sequence ATGCACGAAGGAGAAACTACCCTCGTTTGTCACGTCAGGGCGCCGCTCGTCGCGGACCCGGTTGAATCGCGCGTCGAAACGCTCCGTTCCCTCGAAGACGGCCCGCTCGTCGACACCGTCGTCGTCCGGAGTTGGCCAGACACCGTCCGCCTCGACGACGAAGGCGACCACGAGACCCGCGCACGATACGAGCGGTTCCGGTCGTGGGCCGACCGGCGCGGCGTCTCCATCCAGCCGCCGTTCGAGACGCGGACCCGGTCGTCGATAGTCGAAGAGGAGGGCATCGACGTGTTGGTCACGCCGACGCTGTGTCTCGCCGTCTACCGCGAAGAGCGGTTAGTGGGCGTCTTCCCCCACTCTTCGGACGGGGAGACCTACACCGTCGAGGAGGCCGTCGACGCGCTTCAGGACGGTGAACTGCCGCGCCCGCTCGGGTCTATCGAATCGAGTCCCACGGCCGAACCGCGACGCTGTCCGGACTGCGACGGCTCCCTCGTCAATGGACAGGGCGTGTTCATCTGTCCGGACTGTGCGTGGGTCGGTGCGGCCGCCTCCGACGGGTGGGAGCGGCTGTCGACGGCCGGCACCCAGGCCGCCGAAACGGCCTCGGATTGA
- a CDS encoding helicase HerA domain-containing protein, which produces MGEETITVGEVSRGDDAGTGVELPIVDLLTGRGFITGKSGSGKSNSASVVAEKLLDRGYSLLAVDIDGEYYGLKEEYEILHVGGDDECDLQVNEEHAGKIAELALEQNVPIILDISSFLDESEARDLLTEVTKHLFAKEKKLKQPFMMLVEEVHEFIPEGGGMDECGRMLIKVGKRGRKHGLGIVGISQRPADVKKDFITQCDWLCWHRLTWNNDTKVVGRILGSEYADHIEEMDDGECFLMTDWSEDIRVVQFERKRTFDAGATPGLDDFERPELKSVSGDLVEELQEITETQQQRENRIEELQRELKQKDERIQDLERQLSEAQDLKQMADRFSRAMMEQVTGRPLSAAPGRQSELEEVARKPVRRDPELEAELDAVRSGEREPESGQVPDAAEVDSADATDGESTSGDDSDREVDTSEQAEPEADPVDDAEGPANFGDAFDGIDSVGAEEPTDDDTEPTVAEVAEGKHRSPTATATETASDPLVTRLRDEIYSLDDIAVEMLRHYRDYGPTTPQEAHAAAGGSGDRTESYAANRALRQRGLVAHVGRGKHDYALPSLVAEESVDPFEPNERLPDDERDELVQAIEAAFVEGIEPQTADEGNGTAAADGGEVESDHADGVTPWPEE; this is translated from the coding sequence ATGGGCGAGGAAACGATTACCGTCGGAGAAGTGAGTCGTGGCGACGACGCCGGGACGGGCGTCGAGTTGCCAATCGTCGATTTGCTCACCGGACGGGGATTCATCACCGGCAAGTCCGGTTCCGGGAAGTCGAACAGCGCGAGCGTCGTCGCCGAGAAACTGCTCGACCGCGGCTACAGCCTGCTCGCGGTCGACATCGACGGCGAGTACTACGGCCTCAAAGAGGAGTACGAAATCCTCCACGTCGGCGGCGACGACGAGTGTGACCTGCAGGTCAACGAGGAACACGCCGGCAAAATCGCCGAGTTGGCGCTCGAACAGAACGTCCCGATAATCCTCGACATCTCCAGCTTTTTAGACGAATCGGAGGCACGGGATTTGCTGACGGAGGTGACCAAACACCTCTTCGCCAAGGAGAAGAAACTGAAACAGCCCTTCATGATGCTCGTCGAGGAGGTTCACGAGTTCATCCCCGAGGGTGGCGGCATGGACGAGTGCGGTCGAATGCTCATCAAGGTGGGCAAACGCGGCCGCAAACACGGCCTCGGCATCGTCGGCATCAGCCAGCGCCCCGCCGACGTGAAGAAGGACTTCATCACTCAGTGTGACTGGCTCTGTTGGCACCGCCTGACGTGGAACAACGACACGAAAGTCGTCGGGCGCATCCTCGGCAGCGAGTACGCAGACCACATAGAGGAGATGGACGACGGGGAGTGTTTCCTGATGACCGACTGGTCGGAGGACATCCGCGTCGTCCAGTTCGAGCGCAAGCGAACTTTCGACGCCGGTGCGACACCCGGTCTCGACGATTTCGAGCGGCCCGAACTGAAGAGCGTCTCCGGCGACCTCGTCGAGGAACTTCAGGAGATAACCGAAACCCAACAGCAACGCGAGAACCGGATCGAGGAGCTACAGCGCGAACTGAAGCAGAAAGACGAGCGGATTCAGGACCTCGAACGCCAACTGTCGGAGGCCCAAGACCTCAAGCAGATGGCCGACCGCTTCTCGCGGGCGATGATGGAACAGGTGACCGGCCGGCCGCTGTCGGCCGCGCCAGGACGACAGAGCGAACTCGAAGAAGTCGCCCGAAAACCGGTTCGCCGCGACCCCGAACTCGAAGCGGAACTGGACGCCGTCCGAAGCGGCGAGCGAGAACCCGAGTCCGGACAGGTCCCAGACGCCGCCGAGGTAGATTCCGCCGACGCAACCGACGGCGAATCCACGAGTGGCGACGACTCCGACCGAGAGGTCGACACCTCGGAGCAAGCGGAACCGGAGGCCGACCCCGTCGACGACGCCGAGGGGCCGGCGAACTTCGGGGACGCCTTCGACGGAATCGATTCGGTCGGAGCCGAAGAGCCCACCGACGACGACACGGAACCAACCGTCGCCGAGGTCGCAGAGGGCAAACACCGCTCGCCGACGGCGACTGCGACGGAGACGGCCAGCGACCCGCTCGTCACCCGACTGCGGGACGAGATTTACTCTCTCGACGACATCGCCGTCGAGATGCTCCGACACTACCGGGATTACGGACCGACGACGCCACAGGAGGCCCACGCCGCCGCGGGCGGGTCCGGCGACAGAACCGAATCCTACGCTGCCAACCGCGCGCTGCGCCAGCGGGGGCTCGTCGCCCACGTCGGCCGCGGGAAACACGACTACGCCCTGCCGTCGCTGGTCGCCGAGGAGTCGGTCGACCCCTTCGAGCCGAACGAGCGACTGCCCGACGACGAACGCGATGAGTTGGTCCAAGCAATCGAGGCGGCGTTCGTGGAGGGTATCGAGCCACAGACAGCGGACGAAGGCAATGGAACCGCGGCCGCCGATGGCGGCGAAGTCGAATCCGACCACGCCGATGGCGTGACGCCCTGGCCCGAAGAGTAA
- a CDS encoding DUF7511 domain-containing protein translates to MSMTTMGEGLDGTDRTRNQAQPITLTAALVRYDGRPDRRTVYPPGLSGVARMSTWLTADADAFVDLDAAR, encoded by the coding sequence ATGTCGATGACGACTATGGGCGAGGGACTCGACGGGACGGACCGAACGCGAAACCAAGCACAGCCGATTACCCTCACGGCGGCCCTCGTCCGGTACGACGGTCGGCCCGACCGGCGGACGGTGTATCCGCCGGGACTCTCGGGTGTTGCCCGGATGTCGACGTGGCTGACCGCCGACGCCGACGCGTTCGTCGACCTCGACGCTGCCCGCTGA
- a CDS encoding winged helix-turn-helix domain-containing protein, translating to MEKALWYLFVGTRGGKNRARLVDALSERPRNANQLSESLDLEYNTIRYHLEKLVDHDIVETGGDDYGELYFLTDRFERHREEFDRITDRIED from the coding sequence ATGGAGAAGGCTCTCTGGTATCTGTTCGTCGGCACGCGGGGCGGGAAGAACCGCGCCCGCCTCGTCGACGCACTCTCCGAGCGCCCGCGGAACGCGAACCAACTCAGCGAGTCGCTGGACCTCGAATACAACACCATCCGGTATCACCTGGAAAAACTCGTCGACCACGACATCGTCGAAACCGGCGGCGACGACTACGGTGAACTGTACTTCCTCACGGACCGCTTCGAGCGCCACCGCGAGGAGTTCGACCGAATCACGGACCGAATAGAGGACTGA